From Erigeron canadensis isolate Cc75 chromosome 5, C_canadensis_v1, whole genome shotgun sequence:
CGGTCTCGGACAATACTTCAGAATTTCCATCCAATAAAACAAGCTTTGATTTGCCAGATGAACAGAAAATTGGAGGTCAGACCACCAGTATTATGATGACAATGAGAAGCACAATCCCTAATATCACCAAGAGCAAGCAAGTCTGCACAGACGAAAGTGTAAAAGAATCAACTTTATTATTGGAGAATGGTAGACAAAGATAACACAAATCACAATCATAATGCAGTCATAGACACATAGTAGATCAAACAATTTACgtcatttcaagaaaaaataaaatagagaCGAAAAACTACCATGGAGGAGTTTGATCTCTGAGTCTTTGATGCTTTCACAAGATGTGATTTAGCCTGTGCAGTTGCAGCATGGGAATTCTCGATATTGGACCCAATATCATCTGAAACAAATTGATCACCCATCAATCGAACATATAAGAAAACGTAAATAGCGAGTGAGAAAGGTAAAGTATATCATACTTACCGATCATGGTTCCTTGCTCATGCACCAAAACAGCAAGatccttgaatatttcattTACCTCACCAATTTGGTTTTGTATATCTTGTATTCCTTGATCTCTTTCCTCAATGATAGCCTCATTAAACGCAATCTCATTGTCCAACAATAACACTTCCTGTCTGCAGAAAAGACAATTAGACACTTTAATAAACCATGAAAACAGATAAAGctagatatataattattgatCAAAAGTAACAATTATGAATTATGACcaggtgtttattaagggtggGTCAAATGAGCTAGTTTTGTTTTGAACAAATTAATCTGTCAAGTTTGGATGCATATGACATAATCAGTATATAAAGGGTAAAATGTGGGCTTCTTCATAATTTACTTTACAAAATGTATACCCTTGACCTTGCACCGATACAGGTATTCTTGATTTTTACAAGCAGTTTTAGTTGTAACAATCTAAAAGAAATTTGAAGTGCAACGTAAATCATACACTATTGGAAAATTTCCATTATATATGAGAAGCATAAATCACAAAAAACTTGCCTTCTAGATTCGACAAGAAGGGCACGCTGTTCTGGACTTCTGCCCGAGCTAGCATCCGTTTCACTGGCTTCATTACTGCAAATAGTATATAATAATcagaacaaaaaattatataaatgagTACCTATGAATATTAAAATGGACACCCAAAAACTACTAGTTCCATGACTATCAGACGATTGACGAAGTACCGTGAGGAATGAATAGCTTGAGGAATAGCAGGAGAATAAGCTGTCTCCCTTTCCACTGACAACCGTTGTGCTTTCTGAAATTCTTGCAAAACTGCTTGAAAATCTTTTGCAAGTTTAGCATCCGTAATCTTTTTGCTGGCCTGTATGAAGAATATGGTCATACAACATGCATATTCTGAAGGCGAGTACATTATAAAGTGGACAAATATTGTCAAGAACGGAGCCAATTTGAGGGTTGGTAACTAGAACTATGCACACACGAAAGCAGATATGGACTCTGCCAGCAAAAGGGAGATGATACGTTATACGTACGCTACCACTTTTACCCATACAACACCATATTGTTCTTTATAGTGTTGTACACAAGATGGTGTATAGATAAAACTGGTGATGTATGTATTGTCACTATTGTctccaaactaaaaaaaaaggaGTCATCTACTTCTGACTCAATAGTCAACAGAATTAAACTATCTCTACAAATCATGTCAACTTATTGACCTTAGACAGCACATAATCTGTTTTTCGTCCATGTAAGATAAGAAAACAACTTCTTCAAAAGAAAAGCAAAGTAACCTGTTGAATCAGAAAGTATAActcacacacacttacacaatGTATTTTAGTTAGTGTTTCTGATTAATAAAAACTGAGAATGCAGCGTACATAAATAGAAGAAAAACTACCACTAACTTACACCTCCACTACTAGCTAAAAAGGTGCTAGCAAACCACTAATATCGATTTATGTGGAAGACCACTTCttacttaaataaatataaactaattaatAGATAGTCATGTATGCTGCACGTGAATATGATATTGACTTTCAACACCCCCTCTCAATATCATACTTCTATTATATGCTGCAAGAATTTGGCTCCACTTAGACTTTGGTCAAAGAATCTGCTACTTGCCTTCAAATCAGCTTCACCCTCAAGTATCTCTCGAATATAACACAACTCACCAAAAAATTGAATCAAAGGGTATTACCGAGATCTGGTCAGATCTTTTACAACTTCCTTTGAACGAGTTTTCTTTCTTCGGTCAACATACTAAACTATCCTGATACACGGTGATAGCTCCCCGACACACGGAGATTCATAACCATCCCGACACACACACGGTAATGGATCATCATCATTGACCGGGCTTCAAATCTGAGAGATAATATATGCTAAAACTAATAGTAGCCATTTTCCAATGAAGAACCACTCAAACGGTTCATCATATATGTGGTTTTAAGGATAAACATTTGTGAAGCCTTCTTGAAATCATAGTCTATTTGAATGTTCCTGGTTCCTTATCTTCACGTGCTTTATCTCACGTACTTGCAATCTTGCACTTAGGAGGACCACATGGTGTACCACTTAATTGCTTCTCACAAAACAGTTCCACAACAAGATTTTTCAAACTCTACATCACCCTCACCAACAATTACCACTTCAAACGAAATAGTCCTGCCATATCTTGATTGCTTTCAATCAAGAAGGAACAATAGCTCTTGAATAGCACGCCTCCTCTGCCGGCGACACCTCTACGTGACTTCTTCCATTTTTCTTGTAAAGTCTCGACTACTTTGTCTCCAAGCTCACACGGGAGACACCAGACtttcattaaaagaaaaaataagccAAGACGCGTCTCCTTCCCTTTTCACCGGTCAAGCACATCACCACCACAAGACGGTATACTTCTTGTTCGCCCTTCCGGCATACACAAAGCCGGATTTGGGTCTTCTTCTCCGGCGAACCAAACTCTTTTCGTCTTTCTTTTCGACGGTTCTTCCTGTCGGCACACACATCAGTGTTATCTTCTTTGCCGGGTCTACTTCTGCATCGAATTCTCCCTTACGGTGGTACTCCGACAATGCTTCTCCCGGACAGACACACAACACTAGATTAGGATTTCGTCGGGTCTACTTTTTTACCTTTTCTTGAAACAATCTGAAATTGTTTTTCCTTGTTGCTGGTAAACACGACAACAGCAGCAAACACCAcgaaacacacacaaacatgaCTTTTTCTTCGTGCAATTTGAGAGACGCTACACACTTACTCGACTCCAATCATCAAATCTACAAGAGCAGCTTCAAACGGGACACCACACTAAAACTGGTTAGGTTTCTTCCCCGATCAGATTCTTGACCTTTTTATCTGATCAGAATTCTGGTCTTCTACATCGATCGGTGCTTCAACACCCGCTAGCACTTTCTCTTCTTCTACTTTCATGGCGACTAACAGCCATGAGTCACACCGATGTTCACCCGCCACACTGTCATATCGACCAATACTCTTCTTGTTACAGCGATTGACATGAGTCACCTTCGGGTCACCATCTTCTGTCGATTTCAACCTGTGATTGACTCGTCACAGCCCCACGAACCAACACTTGGTTCCTTGTACATCTCTACTGCTGCTGCGTTTATCCCCACAGCCAAGGGCTACACTTTTTCTCTAAAAACGACTCTCAAACCGGCCTTGAATCGCACCGGCTCTGATACCAGTTGTTGAATCAGAAAGTATAActcacacacacttacacaatGTATTTTACTTAGTGTTTCAATAAAAACTGAGAATGCAACGTACATACATAGAAGAAAAACTACCACTAACTTACACCTCCACTACTAGCTAAAAAGGTACTAACAAACCACTAATACCGATTTATGTGGAAGACCACTTcttactaaaataaatataaactaattaatAGATAGTCATGTATGCTGCACGTGAATATGATATTGACTTTCAACATAACCATCTTGTGCATCATGAAGCCAGACCATCACTATGACGAAAAGCATAAAGACATGCATATTTGAACAAAAAAGGTAACCGAGACCTAGTCAAAAAATCAATTCCAAAGAATCGGATGCAGTAACCTGAGTAATTCATCACATATAAAACAAGCACTTTTTTCATAATTAACTATTAAATATCATCAGAAAAACTAATAAGAGTTATCAGAGATTAAAGGACAACCATCATGATTTCTTAAGGAATATTATGTGAAGACCTATAACAGAAGATATCCTAAAAAACAATCATGACTATTTACTTGTGTGAAAAGAGGGTATAGATAAATAACTTACACTAACTTCGGCACGATGATCTGTTTCACTAGCCTGCTTAAGCTTTTCAGATGTATCCTTCACCAATTGCCCAATATGTAGTCTCGTCTTGTGCCTACCATTCACCAAATCAGAATTAggaaacaaatcaaaaatatatcatatagtCACCATATCAAGGGTTTATACATTTAACATTAGACCGTACTTTACATAAATATCTTCCAATCCTTCAAAAGTTCTGATCTTTACAGTTTCATTAATCTCGATTAGTAATTAAAATCTAACAAGTAACAAGTTCCCATGAAAGTACCCTAGTGGTGGGGAACATACAACATATAAGCAGAGATTAAGGGTTCAAATCCCAGTCCCATGTCCCTTTAATCATAGGTTACACGACACAATTTACCTCACTCATATTGACCATCCCCACCGACTGGTTGGTTATCCATTTATATATAGCCAAAAAGTGTTTTGAAAAATGTATCCAACTATAAATGTTGCTAATTGATGTAAGAAACTTTCATATATTGATGTTATATGTACCGGTGGCATATTTACTGACTTAGTTACTTACACAGTGCCACATGACACCggatacatacatacaataacGATACTTTTTGGTTGCATACACAATATAAGCATGTTAAAATAGATACATACAATTAATCCTAAAATCTAAAGCTGATAACTTTATAGTGATTAACATAAGCATTTGTCCACCCATGATCAAATATCTATATTTCAATTACAAATTCTACTGATCTAACACCTTGAAATAAAATActtaatatgtataaaatgaaaagatgatagatagatagatagatacaatTTATCACGGAGCTCAGGGGTATCTTTAGGGGAACCAAGGGAATTAACAAGCCTCTGAAAGGTGGAAACAGCAGTATTGATCTGGAATATTCCAGAAGCGATTGCTTGGGTCGGGTCTTGTGTTTTCTTTACATATCCACCACCCCGTCTTGAATTCAGCGGTCGACCCGCTTCGATATCTTGAAAActcataactttttttattactaCTTTTTGTAACAAACCCTGAATTTGAAAACGGAAATTGAAATTGGAGTgaataattgaattgaattggaaaaggaaaTGGGGGAAGGAATTGAAAGGGACGTTGATTGGGATTTTGGAAggatgatttttatttatttatttacaggtgagacatacacacacacacaaggggtaaagcaaaaaaaaaaccgGCACAACAGGGTGTACACATCctcgttattattattattatttttttgttttattttttttttatataaaagtcaattttattaaaaattctaaatttaacaaaaaaaaaaaaaacagtggGAAGCCGATATATTATctggtttattattatttttttaattatctaaaAAATACTCTATGTTATTATATCACGTCATTTAAATTGGGAATTCGATACACTTTCTTTAATGATCGGGTTCGAGCCGATTCCGATGCTGGAATGAAAAATTCATTGAGTGTCACAAGATGCCTCCTAGTGGTGCTCTCGGTTGCGAGTGGCGACCGCCGCTTAAGCAACGACATTGGCATGCCTTTGGCAGTTGTGTTCATTGGTTTGGTTTAAATAGTTGGTTATGCAATGAATGAAAACGAAGCTTGCAACCCTCCTTACTTTattattttcaacatctttatgtaaactttttggacactttgcaaaATGACATGTATCCACTTTCGAATTGTGGATCAATGGTCTTTATTTATTTCCTTATAATATTAACATGACTTGTATGCATGTGTTCTTGTGAAATCTATCTTTCATTATGGGATTATAAGAGTAGAacttgtaaaaataaataaataaataatgaaacataaagatatattcaaaagaaaaatacctACTTAGgttcttttaaaagaaaataagagattatatgtgtatatgtgtgttTAGAATAGTTTGTTTTACGGGTGGAGATTTCTTCAAGTTGACATCTCTCAAGAGGAAGATTTTCTTGTTTCATAAATTTACTTTAACAACATTTGAGTTAGATGTTATTAGATGCATATATGGTATTTCCATAATCtatgattatttttaaataaaaagtgtaaattcaaaagataaaaagtgtaaaaatatcaaaaagaaaataaaaagttgttgTAAATTTATAACCATTTAAATGTATAAAGTTTTCCATTGACTTAACAATAATTTAATGGGTAGTGATAGACtcataaacttttatttatttataactaacacagtacccgcgcaatacggcAGCGGTGTCGACAGTCTGGTGGTAACAGCGAGCGGTGGTGATGGCGACGACGATTGATTGTGGTGGCGTTGTTGAGTAGTGtagattgatgtaaatgtaattaatgtaaaaatgattgtgtaaatattttagCATATAAGAGTTTAtggtataaatttatatttgaagttgtaaattaattcattaagaccAAATTAGATAATTTCTTATAATCCATTTTCAATAAAAGGAGGTTCATTAAGAGTATAATGATAACTTTGAATTGAGACATTATCTAACTTTTCAATCTGAGAAAATAATTTGTATATAGCAGTATAAGTTAATGTATTATATAGTTGTACAAGTTTAGAATGCATAATGAATATTCAAAGTTGGTTTATGCGTTTATATTGTACCATATGTATCTTAATACTTTCATACCAATTTGCCAATTTAGAATGAGCACTAAAAGATTTATGTATAAGTTTGACTCAAACGGtgtacaatatataaaatatcaagCCTAATATGGGTCAAGTAAATAAGCTTGCATAGTTACATATTAACTTATACTCAGTAATACTATTAACCACTTTTGATACTCAGTAGTCAGTATCATTATTAACCGACTCCCTCATAGTAATATTCAATATTAACCATTAGGATTCAAAGAATTATTACAAGGCTTTCCACCAAGTAAACCGTAGTCAAAACATGCTCTGTTAAAAAtaggaaatgattaattctcttaacaaaatagtcaaaatattcTCATAACTATTGGATGataacatgtggaaaaatcaggtgGAAggttaggaaagaaaattagtggataacacatgtcatattctttaaattttaagaagatttttaggccaatttttaaaaggatttatcatttaccattaaaaatatcaaatacatTTAACTTGAGATGACATTGCAGTCAACTAGCTAGACCTGCCGGCAGAAATATCATATCATTACAACATAAAGGCAATGCCACTATATATGCCAGTTGTAATAAGTCTTCTAAAAACTCCTTCATTTTCTCACACCCTTTCTAGCTCTAATTACTACAGTAGTAATTTTatactgtgtgtgtgtgtgtgagatatTTACAAAGTGGGCTTGCCGgagaagataataataataatatggtcAAGCAACGTAAAAATATCCCACCAGCATCTCCGATAACCAACGGTATGTACATCCATGCaaacatatatagttatatacaaaATGACAcatgcacttttttttttcttttgtgacATTTCATTTTCTGTTTTGTACAATATtaatcaatctatatatattaagtgattattataattagttgaAAACATTGttctgtttttcattttattgtcTGCAAATGTGTAGAAATGCGCCCAAAGAAGAGATCAAGAAAAGATAGccataacattattattagtaCTAATACTAATGATGATCCAGCACTAGCATCAGCTGATAAACCCAAATGGTACtggttaaaattaaataataacgTGTTTACGAAAAATCGTCGAATTAGAGTGTACTACATGGGTCTggaatcatcatcaccaccccCACCAACAATCAGATCACATGAACAAAGTAAAAGTGATCACATTGACacaaaaaagagaaaagtttGTTCGGGTGTGAAGAAGCGGTGTTGTAGGAGAGTGATCAAAGGACAAGAACAAAGTAAAAGTGATCACATTAATAATGAGCTAGTATgtgatagtaataataataataatgagaaGAAGCAGACTAGTactaaaaggaaaaagaaggtTAAGTATACACCAAAAGTGATGGCTAGTGACTCATCGAAACAAGCTTCTCTGAGTGCAAAGAAGCCAGCTTTGGATCTTAGTTCCGGTTACATTGAGAAAAAGACTGAGATGATTTACACGAAAAGTGGATTTAGCTTCACTCGCAAAGTCTGCAAGTACCACTATAAACAAGAAGTAATTGACCAGCTGAAGAGTAAGTAACACTCATATACTTTCATTCTCATTTTGTTAGTTAATGATACATATTTCAATATTCCTGTTTGTTTGTAGCAAGTTAATTTTGGGGGCTGGTCTTAATTGTCAAGTCAAATTTGCTTTTCAAAATTATACAAGTTTCAATATGAATGACATCATTGAGTCCTTACAAAGCCCATACCAAAATTTTAAGTAGTACTTACGGATAATTCTTTGTGTACTTAAGTATAtgttactgtatatatatatatagatttgaaAAGGAAGCAGTTATTAACATCCATGTTGTCCATATATAGTTTTGGAAAGCAATgcgaaagaaaaagaaaagtggtGGAAAACTGAACATGAGTTATTTCGACAAAGAGCTTTGTCTTTCATCAGCTTCCTACGCCCTGTTCAAGGTAATACACATAATTACTCTATACTTCAATTTGTATGTATGGGGTGTAAATGAGTTGAGTTGAGCTAATTAGTCAGAAACATGGGCTCCAGTTGTTTAAGCTCAATCTTGAATATTACATTATTGCGCAGGTGTAATGctcatttagttattttaaagtaTGGAATATTCATAGTAGAGTATTTAGTGTTCAAGTTGTAACTATAGGATATGAAGTGTAAATATTAGAAAAGTTGTTAGAAGGTTGTTAGAGTTAGTTTAATAATTAGTTAGGAGATAAAAGGTGGTTATTATTCCTGTATATATAGATTATCACACACACTTTGTATTTACAATTTTTCAATAATGCAAAACAATTCCCAAATTCTCTCCTTTTTTGCTTCCGCGTaatatggtatcagagcacaGAACTAGCTCCTTTGATTCATTCCGGTGATTATTCCGGCTGCCGGAGTTTTAATTTCATCACCGGAGTATCGATTTCGCCATTTTTTCTGGCGTTGAGTTTGAAATTGATCAATTTTAGGTCAACTTTTCTTGAATTCAACTGCTTATTGTTGGCATTATATCGATTTAATCCAGATTTTCGCTTCAATTTGTGAATTGAAGTCAATTAATAAAGAAATCCAATTTCTAGGTTTTTCTTTAACAATGGCAGTTACTGACTCTGAGGCTCCAGAATCTTCTTTTCAACGAATTGAAAACCTAACTTCTATGAATAATGATCCTCTTTTCTTATCAAATTCGGATCATCCAGGAATGATGCTTACTAACACTCCTTTTAATGGAGGTAATTTCTTTGGATGGATCAGAACAATTAAAATGGCACTTGGTGCTAAATTGAAATTGGGATTCATTGATGGTACAACTCCTAAACCAGAAGTTACTGATGTTAATTTTGGAAGATGGACTCGGTGTGATTACATGGTGATTTGCTGGATATTAAATTCTATGACTGCTGAAATAGCAGAGGCTTTCTTGTATGCTCAGTCTGCTCAAGAGTTGTGGAAAGAAATTGGTGAAAGATATGGACAGAGTAATGGTCCTCTCATCTATCAAGTTGAAAGAGAACTTAGTAAGGTTAGTCAAGGAGATCTTTCTATTGCAGcttattacaataaaatgaaaaaatattggGATGAGTTGAGTAGTTTACATGGCATACCTAGTTGTGTTTGTGGGAAAATGCAAGAATGCAGTTGTGGAATTGTTAAGAAATACTTAGAGATTGATAGTAGGACTAAGTTGATGTAGTTTTT
This genomic window contains:
- the LOC122599691 gene encoding syntaxin-22-like, which produces MSFQDIEAGRPLNSRRGGGYVKKTQDPTQAIASGIFQINTAVSTFQRLVNSLGSPKDTPELRDKLHKTRLHIGQLVKDTSEKLKQASETDHRAEVSASKKITDAKLAKDFQAVLQEFQKAQRLSVERETAYSPAIPQAIHSSRNEASETDASSGRSPEQRALLVESRRQEVLLLDNEIAFNEAIIEERDQGIQDIQNQIGEVNEIFKDLAVLVHEQGTMIDDIGSNIENSHAATAQAKSHLVKASKTQRSNSSMTCLLLVILGIVLLIVIIILVV